The Vulcanimicrobium alpinum sequence GGCGCGGGTCGCCGTCACCGCCGTTTCGTGCAGGCGCGCACGCAAGACGTGATCGAGTTCCGGCGCCGGCGCTTCCTCGATCAGCTTCTGATGCGACGGCTTCTGCACCGAACAGTCGCGCTCGCCGAGGTGCACGACGCCGCCGTGCTCGTCGGCGAGGACCTGCACCTCGATGTGGCGCGGGTTGAGGATCAGTTTCTCGACGTACATGCGGCCGTCTTTGAAGGATGCTTCGGCTTCGGCCTGAGCGGTTGCGAACGCCGTCGGCAGTTCCTCGGGCTCGCTGACCGCGCGCATCCCTTTGCCGCCGCCGCCCGCGGTCGCCTTGAGCAGGACCGGGAACCCGATCCGCTCCGCAACCTCGCGCGCCTCCTCGACCGACGCGACGATGTCGCTCCCCGGCGTCGTCGGGACGCCGGCTTCGCGCATGATGCGCTTCGCCGTCGCCTTGTCGCCCATCGCGTTGATGACCGAGGGTCGCGGTCCGATGAACGTGAGGCCGTGGTCGGCGGCGATCTCGGCGAAGCGCGCATTCTCGGCGAGGAAGCCGTAGCCGGGATGGATCGCGTCGCAGCCGCTGATCATCGCGGCCGAGATGATGTTCGGGATGTTGAGATACGAGCGCGCAACCGGACCCGGCCCGACGCAGAACGCTTCGTCGGCGTGGCGCACGTGCAGCGACTGACGGTCAGCTTCGGAGAAGATCGCGACGGTGGCGACCCCGAGCTCGTGACACGCGCGATTGATGCGAAGCGCGATCTCGCCGCGGTTCGCGATCAGGACTTTGCGGAACATGGGCTACCGCTCGATCGCGAACAGCGTCTGGCCGTACTCGACCGGCTGCCCTTCGGTGACGAAAATCGTCGCGATCCGTCCGGGTCCGCGCGAGCGCACCGGGTTGCGGATCCCCAGCGTCTCGACGTAGGCGAGGTCGCGGTCGCCCTCGAGCATCTGACCTTCCGACACGGCCGGACGGAGCATCCGGACGATCCCCACCACGTCGCTCGCGATCGCGTCGACGGTACGGTCGGCGACGCTCGGCTTCGTCGGCGCATCGGCGTCGTGCCTTGACGCCTGCGCCGAGGCGGACGGCGACGGGGACCGGGGCGAGCGGCGCAGTTCGATCTCGGTTTCGCCCTCGCGGACCCGCAGGCGCGCAAAGCCGCTTTCGGCGAGCGCTCCGGCCAGGGCTCGGGTGCGCGTCGCGATCACGTCGTCGGTCATCCGGCGGTGGGTTCGACGCCCGCGGGGCCCCGCCCCCGGCCCGGTCCGCCGCTACGGACGGAAGGTCAGCCCGATGCTGAACACCGGGACGACGACCCGCGTGCGCAGCTCGCCGCGCAGGCGGGCGAGGTCGGCGCGAAAGACCGGATCGGCGGCGAGCGGCCCGGTCGCGGCGGCGCTCGGCGTCCCGTTGCGCAACAGCACGCCGGCATCGAACGCCAGCGCGAGGCCGCGGATCAGACCGGTTCCGGTCCCCACCCCGGCGTAGATCGACGGCCGGTCGAACGCCAGCCGCGAGGTGACGGTCCCCGTCGCCGCGGCCGGATAGACCCCGCTGCCGACGCGGATGGTGCCGTTCTCATCGCGCGCGGTGTTGTCGACGCGGTCGTTCCCGAACACCAGCCCGCCGCTGATGCGGTAGCGCCCCGCGTAGGGCCGGTAATCGGCGATCACGGCGATGTTGTTGTATTTCGCGGTCGAGGTGTACGGGTTGCCGTCGTACTCGAGCTGCTGCGAGACGCTCGCCGTGTTCGTCGCGAGCCGCAGGCTGAAGTCGTAGAGCAGCGGTTTTTCGAGCGTGATCCCGTCGCCGATCGTGCTGACGTGGACGCCGTACGAGAGCGACGAGAAGACGTCCGCGCGCGCGGCAGCCGGGAGCAGCGTCAGAAGACCAGCGAGCGCCGCGAGGGCGTACCGTCTCATTGCGGCGCGAGTTCGACGACGGCGTCGCGCTCTCCGGGGGGAAGCCGCTCGCACTTCGCCGCGTACTCGGGCGCGATCTGGGCGAGCGGGATCAGCGCGAAGGCTCGCTCGTGCAGGCGCGGGTGCGGAATCTCCAGGTCCGGATCGGCAACCTTCACGTCGCCGTACGCCAGGATGTCGAGGTCGAGCACGCGCGGCCCCCAGCGATAGGTGACGACGCGCCCCTCTTCCGTCTCGATGCGCTTGAGCTCGCGCAGCAGCGCGTGCGGCGCGAGCGCGGTGTCGAGCAGGGCGGCGGCGTTGACGAACGCGTCCTGATAGGTCACTCCCCACGGCGCGCTGCGATAGAGCGACGAACGCGCCGCGACGTCGCCGAGCTCGCCGAGCCGAGCGAACGCGCGGCGGACGTTCGCGGCGGCGTCGCCGACGTTAGAACCGATCCCGATCGCGGCGCGCGGCACGAGTCAGCGGCGTCCCTTGTGCAGCGTCACCACCGGCGTCGCGCCGCCGAGCAGTGCGGGCTTGGCAATCGAAACGGATGCGCGCACGACGCGCGGATCGGCCAGCGCGGCGTCAAGGATGACGTCGCCGAGCCGCTCGAGGAGCGCGAACCGCTCGCGCGCGACGATTCGCACGACGGCAGCGTGGAGGGCCGCGTAGTCGACGGTGTCGGCGAGCGCATCGCTCGCGCGCGCGGCGGCGATCTCGACCTCGAGCCGCAGCGCGATCTCGAACGGCTGCGGAACGTCCTGTTCGCCCGGGTTCGCACCATGCCGCCCGAACACACGAATCCCGCGTAACTCGATGACGTCGCGTTCACGATCCCGCTGCGCTCGCTCCATCGCCATGTGCGTTATGGGAGGCGTTCGGTCCAGCCGGCGGGGCGCCAGCCGCGGACGATCGCGTCGGCGACGCGGACGACGTCGGTCTGTTCGGCGACGTCGTGCACGCGCACGATGTCGATCCCCGCCGCGACGGCGAGCGCGACGGTCGCCGCGGTCCCGAACTCGCGCGCGTCGACCGTGCGGCCGGTGAGTTTGCCGATCGTCGATTTGCGCGACGTCCCGATCAGCGTCGGAAAGCCGAGCGCGACGAGACGGTCGAGCGCGCGCAGCAGCGCGAGACTGTGCTCGGGGAGTTTCCCGAAGCCGATCCCGGGGTCGAGAATTACGCGGTCGGGCGGGATCCCGGCGCGGACGCAGCGTGCCGCCGCATCGTCGAGAAACGCGAGCACCTCGTCGAGGACGTCACGTTCGTACACGGCCACGGCTTTGTTGTGCATCACCACGATCGGCGCCCCGCACGACGCCGCCGCGTCGACGAGCTCCGGCGGCGCGCCCCAGATCGAGTTGAGCAGATCGCCGCCGGCCGCGTGCGCGTCGCGAAAGACTTCGGGCTTGAACGTGTCGACGCTCAGGATCGCATCCGGCGCTGCCGCGCGGATCGCGCGCACCGCCGGGAGCAGCCGCGCGCGTTCGGTCGCGTCGCTGATCGGCGTGTTGCCGGGACGGGTCGATTCCGCGCCGACGTCGATCAGGTCGGCGCCCGCGGCGAGGTGCGCGAGCGCGCGCTGCGCCGCGAGCGCGGGGTCGACGAGCCCGTCGCCGGAGAACGAGTCCGGGGTCGCGTTGACGATCCCCATCACGTAGGTGCGCTCGCCCCAGGCCAGCGCGCGGCCGCGGACGAACAGCGCGCCGCGCCCCCGCGTCAACCGGTCAGACATTGCTCGCCACGTTCGCGAGCCACCACTCTCGCAGCGTCGCGACGACGAACGTCGATCCGGTGACGACGATGACGCCGCCGGCGTCGGCGTTGCGCCGCGCGATCGCGAACGCCTCGACCGGATCGCT is a genomic window containing:
- the accC gene encoding acetyl-CoA carboxylase biotin carboxylase subunit, translating into MFRKVLIANRGEIALRINRACHELGVATVAIFSEADRQSLHVRHADEAFCVGPGPVARSYLNIPNIISAAMISGCDAIHPGYGFLAENARFAEIAADHGLTFIGPRPSVINAMGDKATAKRIMREAGVPTTPGSDIVASVEEAREVAERIGFPVLLKATAGGGGKGMRAVSEPEELPTAFATAQAEAEASFKDGRMYVEKLILNPRHIEVQVLADEHGGVVHLGERDCSVQKPSHQKLIEEAPAPELDHVLRARLHETAVTATRAVGYTNAGTLEFLVSGDDVYFMEMNTRIQVEHPVTELIYGVDLVKEQIRIASGESLGFSQDDLHPHGHAIEVRVNAEDPNHNFAPAAGTLTTVVFPGGPGIRVDTHVYGGAMVPPFYDSMLAKIVAVGRTRESAILRMERALDETRIEGVNTTVDFCREILADPEFRAGGIGVAWLPALLARRVATV
- a CDS encoding acetyl-CoA carboxylase biotin carboxyl carrier protein; translated protein: MTDDVIATRTRALAGALAESGFARLRVREGETEIELRRSPRSPSPSASAQASRHDADAPTKPSVADRTVDAIASDVVGIVRMLRPAVSEGQMLEGDRDLAYVETLGIRNPVRSRGPGRIATIFVTEGQPVEYGQTLFAIER
- the folK gene encoding 2-amino-4-hydroxy-6-hydroxymethyldihydropteridine diphosphokinase, whose product is MPRAAIGIGSNVGDAAANVRRAFARLGELGDVAARSSLYRSAPWGVTYQDAFVNAAALLDTALAPHALLRELKRIETEEGRVVTYRWGPRVLDLDILAYGDVKVADPDLEIPHPRLHERAFALIPLAQIAPEYAAKCERLPPGERDAVVELAPQ
- the folB gene encoding dihydroneopterin aldolase, translated to MAMERAQRDRERDVIELRGIRVFGRHGANPGEQDVPQPFEIALRLEVEIAAARASDALADTVDYAALHAAVVRIVARERFALLERLGDVILDAALADPRVVRASVSIAKPALLGGATPVVTLHKGRR
- the folP gene encoding dihydropteroate synthase encodes the protein MSDRLTRGRGALFVRGRALAWGERTYVMGIVNATPDSFSGDGLVDPALAAQRALAHLAAGADLIDVGAESTRPGNTPISDATERARLLPAVRAIRAAAPDAILSVDTFKPEVFRDAHAAGGDLLNSIWGAPPELVDAAASCGAPIVVMHNKAVAVYERDVLDEVLAFLDDAAARCVRAGIPPDRVILDPGIGFGKLPEHSLALLRALDRLVALGFPTLIGTSRKSTIGKLTGRTVDAREFGTAATVALAVAAGIDIVRVHDVAEQTDVVRVADAIVRGWRPAGWTERLP